One stretch of Cygnus olor isolate bCygOlo1 chromosome 1, bCygOlo1.pri.v2, whole genome shotgun sequence DNA includes these proteins:
- the ABHD10 gene encoding palmitoyl-protein thioesterase ABHD10, mitochondrial isoform X1, which translates to MAAMGAARGLRGAGGLWQPLRAAPGLAVCRQKSSVSFLTRPDRPNLAYHRLKGRNPGVIFLPGFNSNMNGQKATALEDFCSSLGHAFVRFDYTGCGSSSGNFEECTIGKWRKDVLSILDELTDGPQILVGSSLGGWLMLHAAIARPDKVAALVGVAVAADFVVTTFKRLPIETQKEIEEKGEWKFPTKYNEEGYYSVTYDFIKEAENHCLLCSPIPITCPVRLIHGMKDSDVPWQISMQVADRILSKDVDVILRKTGQHRMSEKEDTKLLVNTVDDLIDKLSTLV; encoded by the exons ATGGCGGCCATGGGCGCggcgcgggggctgcggggggccggCGGCTTGTGGCAGCCGctgcgggcggccccggggctcgcTG ttTGCAGGCAGAAGTCATCAGTCAGCTTTTTGACTCGACCAGATCGACCAAATCTAGCTTACCATAGACTAAAAGGCAGGAATCCAGGGGTTATTTTCCTTCCAGGCTTTAATTCCAATATGAATGGTCAGAAAGCAACTGCCCTTGAGGATTTCTGCAGCTCTCTAGGTCATGCCTTCGTCAG ATTTGATTATACAGGATGTGGAAGTTCAAGTGGTAACTTTGAGGAGTGTACAATTGGGAAGTGGAGAAAAGATGTTCTGTCTATACTGGATGAACTTACAGATGGACCACag aTTCTGGTGGGCTCCAGCTTAGGTGGATGGCTGATGCTTCATGCCGCGATAGCACGCCCAGATAAAGTAGCTGCTCTAGTTGGAGTAGCTGTAGCAGCAGACTTTGTTGTAACAACCTTTAAGAGGCTTCCCATTGAG acacaaaaagaaatagaagaaaaaggtgAATGGAAGTTTCCAACAAAGTATAATGAGGAAGGATATTATTCCGTGACATACGACTTCATTAAGGAAGCAGAAAATCACTGTTTGTTGTGTAGTCCCATTCCTATAACGTGTCCTGTCCGGCTCATTCACGGCATGAAGGATAGTGATGTCCCCTGGCAGATCTCTATGCAAGTTGCTGATCGCATCCTGAGCAAAGATGTGGATGTCATCCTCCGCAAAACTGGCCAGCATCGAATGAGTGAGAAGGAAGATACCAAACTTCTTGTGAATACCGTTGATGATTTAATCGACAAGTTGTCAACACTAGTATAA
- the ABHD10 gene encoding palmitoyl-protein thioesterase ABHD10, mitochondrial isoform X2, whose translation MNGQKATALEDFCSSLGHAFVRFDYTGCGSSSGNFEECTIGKWRKDVLSILDELTDGPQILVGSSLGGWLMLHAAIARPDKVAALVGVAVAADFVVTTFKRLPIETQKEIEEKGEWKFPTKYNEEGYYSVTYDFIKEAENHCLLCSPIPITCPVRLIHGMKDSDVPWQISMQVADRILSKDVDVILRKTGQHRMSEKEDTKLLVNTVDDLIDKLSTLV comes from the exons ATGAATGGTCAGAAAGCAACTGCCCTTGAGGATTTCTGCAGCTCTCTAGGTCATGCCTTCGTCAG ATTTGATTATACAGGATGTGGAAGTTCAAGTGGTAACTTTGAGGAGTGTACAATTGGGAAGTGGAGAAAAGATGTTCTGTCTATACTGGATGAACTTACAGATGGACCACag aTTCTGGTGGGCTCCAGCTTAGGTGGATGGCTGATGCTTCATGCCGCGATAGCACGCCCAGATAAAGTAGCTGCTCTAGTTGGAGTAGCTGTAGCAGCAGACTTTGTTGTAACAACCTTTAAGAGGCTTCCCATTGAG acacaaaaagaaatagaagaaaaaggtgAATGGAAGTTTCCAACAAAGTATAATGAGGAAGGATATTATTCCGTGACATACGACTTCATTAAGGAAGCAGAAAATCACTGTTTGTTGTGTAGTCCCATTCCTATAACGTGTCCTGTCCGGCTCATTCACGGCATGAAGGATAGTGATGTCCCCTGGCAGATCTCTATGCAAGTTGCTGATCGCATCCTGAGCAAAGATGTGGATGTCATCCTCCGCAAAACTGGCCAGCATCGAATGAGTGAGAAGGAAGATACCAAACTTCTTGTGAATACCGTTGATGATTTAATCGACAAGTTGTCAACACTAGTATAA